Proteins found in one Nostoc sp. NIES-3756 genomic segment:
- a CDS encoding HMA2 domain-containing protein has protein sequence MLTNSHGNLTTMPKIQNKINFNTPSLPISTKIVSNTPGRLRLRIAHCHRQPETLEHIANTLDAQPHVDEVRTNVEHGSIVIKYGGKNGDLDNVLATLKDLGIIFGEITQGGTEAATTVSNAVVDLNKRVRQATDGVVDIRFLFPLGLGILAMRKLMVKGLQFDIIPWYVLAWYSFDSFIKLHGITPQKSSNQAGE, from the coding sequence ATGTTGACAAATAGTCATGGTAATCTGACGACAATGCCAAAGATTCAAAATAAAATAAATTTCAATACGCCATCCTTACCTATATCTACAAAAATTGTTAGTAATACTCCAGGAAGATTAAGGCTGAGAATTGCTCACTGCCATCGTCAACCAGAGACACTGGAACACATTGCTAATACACTAGATGCACAACCTCACGTTGATGAAGTGCGGACTAATGTTGAGCATGGCAGTATTGTCATTAAATACGGTGGTAAAAATGGCGATTTAGATAACGTATTAGCAACATTAAAAGACTTAGGAATTATATTTGGCGAGATTACACAAGGTGGAACTGAAGCCGCTACGACTGTATCAAATGCTGTCGTAGATTTGAACAAACGAGTTAGACAAGCAACCGATGGCGTTGTTGATATTCGTTTCCTTTTCCCTCTGGGATTAGGCATTCTTGCTATGAGAAAACTCATGGTTAAAGGTTTGCAATTTGATATTATTCCCTGGTACGTGCTAGCTTGGTACTCTTTCGATAGTTTCATTAAGCTGCATGGTATCACACCACAAAAATCTAGTAATCAAGCTGGGGAGTAG
- a CDS encoding DUF5132 domain-containing protein: protein MPKITDFVEEAGAPGLIAGIGAVLLAPVLIPVVAGIGKPIAKTIIKGGLVAYEKSKGAFAELGETWEDIVAEAKAELAESQETPAFEAANTPIDSSSDNGV, encoded by the coding sequence ATGCCTAAAATCACTGATTTCGTTGAAGAAGCAGGCGCACCTGGACTTATTGCAGGTATTGGTGCAGTGCTATTAGCTCCCGTTCTCATCCCAGTTGTTGCAGGTATTGGTAAACCCATTGCCAAGACAATTATCAAAGGTGGTCTTGTTGCCTATGAAAAGAGCAAAGGTGCTTTTGCCGAGTTGGGTGAAACCTGGGAAGATATAGTTGCTGAAGCTAAAGCTGAACTAGCAGAATCCCAAGAAACACCTGCTTTTGAAGCTGCTAACACACCTATTGATAGCTCGTCTGACAATGGTGTGTAG